The Blastococcus sp. HT6-4 genome window below encodes:
- a CDS encoding NAD(P)H-hydrate dehydratase gives MIGLHTAAEVRAAEAPLLAALPEGALMQRAATGLATVCLRLLGRPYGARVVLLVGAGNNGGDALIAGAQLARRGARVHAVLLEPGRAHPAGLAAFRGAGGRTVSPGAGGPLLDRAHLVLDGIVGIGGSGGLRPPAAELAGRAAAGPALMVAVDVPSGVDADTGAVEGAAFPATHTVTFGAVKPGLVVGDGRGHAGEVHLVDIGLGAVLPSPGAQQLTDADAAARLPVPDADDDKYSQGVVGVVAGSATYPGAGVLCTGAALRTRPGLVRYAGTAADGVRAAWPEAIVTAGRPGDAGRVQCWVVGPGMGTDDDARSVLAEVLATDLPVLADADALTMLARDQDLVRGRRAPTVLTPHDREFARFGEEVGPDRIGAARRLAAGLGAVVLLKGEATVVADPDGTAFVNATGTPWLATAGTGDVLSGIAGALLASGLPAAEAAAVAAHVHGRAGQLAAARGPLLAGDLVRRLPEAVYRVRGVRAEHLPDSEP, from the coding sequence GTGATCGGGCTGCACACGGCCGCCGAGGTCCGCGCCGCCGAGGCCCCGCTGCTGGCCGCCCTGCCCGAGGGCGCGCTGATGCAGCGCGCCGCCACCGGCCTGGCGACCGTCTGCCTGCGCCTGCTCGGCCGCCCGTACGGTGCCCGCGTCGTCCTGCTCGTGGGTGCCGGGAACAACGGGGGTGACGCCCTGATCGCCGGCGCGCAGCTCGCCCGCCGGGGTGCGCGGGTCCACGCCGTGCTGCTGGAGCCCGGTCGGGCCCACCCGGCCGGGCTGGCCGCTTTCCGTGGTGCGGGCGGGCGCACCGTGTCCCCCGGGGCGGGCGGCCCGCTCCTCGACCGCGCCCACCTCGTGCTCGACGGCATCGTGGGCATCGGCGGATCGGGCGGGTTGCGGCCCCCGGCCGCCGAGCTCGCCGGGCGGGCGGCCGCCGGTCCGGCGCTCATGGTCGCCGTCGACGTGCCGAGCGGGGTGGACGCCGACACCGGCGCGGTCGAGGGCGCGGCCTTCCCGGCCACCCACACGGTCACCTTCGGAGCGGTCAAGCCCGGCCTGGTCGTCGGGGACGGGCGGGGCCACGCGGGCGAGGTCCACCTGGTGGACATCGGGCTGGGTGCCGTCCTGCCGTCCCCGGGAGCCCAGCAGCTCACCGACGCCGACGCCGCGGCCCGCCTTCCCGTCCCGGACGCCGACGACGACAAGTACTCGCAGGGCGTGGTCGGCGTCGTCGCCGGCTCGGCCACCTATCCGGGGGCCGGCGTCCTGTGCACGGGCGCCGCGCTGCGGACCCGGCCGGGCCTGGTGCGCTACGCCGGGACGGCGGCCGACGGGGTGCGCGCCGCCTGGCCGGAGGCGATCGTCACCGCGGGCCGGCCGGGTGACGCGGGGCGCGTGCAGTGCTGGGTGGTGGGCCCGGGCATGGGCACCGACGACGACGCGCGGAGCGTGCTGGCCGAGGTGCTCGCCACCGACCTGCCGGTGCTCGCGGACGCCGATGCGCTCACCATGCTCGCCCGTGACCAGGACCTCGTCCGCGGCCGCCGGGCACCCACGGTGCTCACCCCGCACGACCGGGAGTTCGCCCGGTTCGGGGAGGAGGTCGGCCCCGACCGCATCGGGGCCGCGCGCCGGCTGGCCGCCGGCCTGGGCGCCGTCGTCCTGCTGAAGGGCGAGGCCACCGTCGTCGCCGACCCCGACGGCACGGCGTTCGTCAACGCCACCGGCACCCCGTGGCTGGCCACCGCCGGCACCGGGGACGTGCTGTCGGGCATCGCCGGCGCGCTGCTGGCCAGCGGCCTGCCGGCCGCGGAGGCGGCCGCCGTGGCCGCGCACGTGCACGGCCGGGCGGGGCAGCTCGCCGCCGCGCGGGGGCCGTTGCTCGCCGGCGACCTGGTGCGGCGCCTCCCCGAGGCCGTGTACCGGGTGCGTGGGGTCCGGGCCGAGCACCTGCCAGACTCGGAGCCGTGA
- a CDS encoding holo-ACP synthase, giving the protein MIIGVGIDVVPVDRFAESLARTPGLRNRLFTADEQRTPSGSPRTGESLAARFAAKEAVAKALGAPGDLHWHDAEVTVGDHGRPHLEVRGSVAGRAAQLGVTAWHVSLSHDGGIASAVVVAEGLGRKPA; this is encoded by the coding sequence GTGATCATCGGGGTGGGGATCGACGTCGTGCCGGTGGACCGTTTCGCGGAGTCGCTCGCCCGCACGCCGGGGCTGCGGAACCGCCTGTTCACCGCCGACGAGCAGCGCACACCCTCGGGCAGCCCGCGGACCGGCGAGTCGTTGGCCGCCCGGTTCGCCGCCAAGGAGGCGGTGGCCAAGGCCCTCGGAGCGCCGGGTGACCTGCACTGGCACGACGCCGAGGTCACGGTCGGCGACCACGGTCGTCCGCACCTGGAGGTCCGCGGGTCGGTGGCCGGCCGGGCGGCGCAGCTGGGCGTCACCGCCTGGCACGTCTCGCTGAGCCACGACGGCGGCATCGCCTCGGCGGTCGTCGTCGCCGAGGGCCTGGGGCGGAAGCCGGCGTGA
- the glmS gene encoding glutamine--fructose-6-phosphate transaminase (isomerizing) encodes MCGIVGYVGPQDALGVVLEGLRRLEYRGYDSAGVAVVSGGELSTAKKAGKLANLEKVLADQPLPEATIGIGHTRWATHGGPTDRNAHPHVSADGSVAVIHNGIIENFAALRVECETAGVEFASETDTEVVAHLLAAEYAATPDGPGRLAESMRAVCQRLEGAFTLVATHVAEPDTLVAARRSSPLVVGIGETADGAAEYFLGSDVAAFIGHTREARELGQDQVVEIDRTRGLTVTGFDGTTVEPTAYTVDWDAAAAEKGGYDWFMLKEIAEQPQAVADTLLGRLAEDGELVLDEVRLSDQELRDIDKIFVVSCGTSYHAGLIAKYAIEHWTRIPVEVEVASEFRYRDPVLDRSTLVIVISQSGETMDTLMALRHAKEQKARVLAICNANGSTIPRESDAVLYTHAGPEIAVASTKAFLSQIVACYLVGLFLAQVRGIKFEDEVAAIVDDLRRLPEAVATVLEQMEPVRALGRTLAGADTILFLGRHVGFPVALEGALKLKELAYIHAEGFAAGELKHGPIALIDQGTPVVVVVPSPRSRNSVHSKVVSNIQEVRARGARTIVIAEEGDDDVLPYADHVIRVPRTPTLLAPVVTTVPLQVLACEIADTRGYDVDQPRNLAKSVTVE; translated from the coding sequence ATGTGCGGCATCGTGGGTTACGTCGGTCCGCAGGACGCCCTCGGCGTCGTTCTGGAGGGGCTGCGCCGGCTCGAGTACCGCGGGTACGACTCCGCGGGCGTCGCCGTCGTCTCCGGCGGTGAGCTGAGCACGGCGAAGAAGGCCGGCAAGCTGGCCAACCTGGAGAAGGTGCTGGCCGACCAGCCGTTGCCGGAGGCGACGATCGGGATCGGGCACACCCGCTGGGCCACCCACGGCGGGCCCACCGACCGCAACGCCCACCCGCACGTGTCCGCCGACGGCTCGGTCGCGGTCATCCACAACGGGATCATCGAGAACTTCGCCGCGCTGCGCGTCGAGTGCGAGACCGCCGGTGTCGAGTTCGCCTCCGAGACCGACACCGAGGTCGTGGCGCACCTGCTCGCCGCCGAGTACGCGGCCACCCCGGACGGGCCCGGGCGGCTGGCCGAGTCGATGCGCGCGGTCTGCCAGCGGCTGGAGGGTGCCTTCACGCTGGTGGCCACGCACGTCGCCGAGCCCGACACCCTGGTGGCCGCGCGGCGCAGCAGCCCGCTGGTGGTCGGCATCGGGGAGACGGCCGACGGTGCCGCCGAGTACTTCCTGGGCTCCGACGTCGCCGCGTTCATCGGGCACACCCGGGAGGCCCGCGAGCTGGGCCAGGACCAGGTCGTCGAGATCGACCGCACCCGCGGGCTGACCGTCACCGGCTTCGACGGCACGACGGTCGAGCCCACGGCCTACACGGTCGACTGGGACGCCGCAGCCGCCGAGAAGGGCGGCTACGACTGGTTCATGCTCAAGGAGATCGCCGAGCAGCCGCAGGCGGTCGCCGACACCCTGCTGGGCCGCCTCGCCGAGGACGGCGAGCTGGTGCTCGACGAGGTCCGCCTGTCGGACCAGGAGCTCCGTGACATCGACAAGATCTTCGTCGTCTCCTGCGGCACCTCCTACCACGCGGGCCTGATCGCCAAGTACGCCATCGAGCACTGGACCCGCATCCCCGTCGAGGTCGAGGTGGCCAGCGAGTTCCGCTACCGCGACCCGGTGCTGGACCGGTCGACGCTGGTGATCGTCATCAGCCAGTCCGGGGAGACCATGGACACCCTGATGGCGCTGCGGCACGCCAAGGAGCAGAAGGCCCGCGTCCTGGCGATCTGCAACGCCAACGGCTCGACCATCCCGCGCGAGTCCGACGCCGTCCTCTACACGCACGCCGGCCCCGAGATCGCCGTCGCCTCCACCAAGGCGTTCCTCAGCCAGATCGTCGCCTGCTACCTGGTGGGCCTGTTCCTGGCCCAGGTCCGCGGGATCAAGTTCGAGGACGAGGTCGCCGCCATCGTCGACGACCTGCGCCGGCTGCCGGAGGCCGTCGCGACGGTGCTCGAGCAGATGGAGCCGGTGCGCGCCCTGGGCCGGACGCTCGCCGGCGCGGACACGATCCTGTTCCTGGGCCGCCACGTCGGGTTCCCGGTGGCGCTCGAAGGCGCGCTGAAGCTCAAGGAGCTGGCCTACATCCACGCCGAGGGCTTCGCCGCCGGCGAGCTCAAGCACGGGCCCATCGCCCTGATCGACCAGGGCACCCCCGTGGTGGTGGTCGTCCCCTCGCCCCGCAGCCGCAACTCGGTGCACAGCAAGGTGGTCTCCAACATCCAGGAGGTCCGGGCCCGCGGGGCGCGCACGATCGTCATCGCCGAGGAGGGCGACGACGACGTCCTGCCCTACGCCGACCACGTCATCCGGGTGCCGCGCACGCCGACCCTGCTCGCGCCGGTGGTCACCACGGTGCCGCTGCAGGTGCTGGCCTGCGAGATCGCCGACACCAGGGGCTACGACGTCGACCAGCCCCGCAACCTGGCCAAGAGCGTCACCGTCGAGTGA
- the glmM gene encoding phosphoglucosamine mutase, producing the protein MGRLFGTDGVRGRANSDLTPELALSVARAAAGVLADRDGTSRPVAVVGRDPRASGEMLEAAVVAGLTSAGAEVLLAGVVPTPALAWLTGRNDADLGVMISASHNPMPDNGIKLFSRGGHKLPDAVEAAVEQTVASGSSDGHRPTGNLIGRVSALADGTDAYVEHLLSTVDRPLTGLSVVVDAAHGAAATAAPEVYRRAGATVHSIGCDPDGWNINDGVGSTHLGPLVEAVRERGADIGIAHDGDADRCLAVTAAGEVVDGDAILAVCALALHERGALKSDTVVATVMSNLGFHHTMRDAGISVSTTAVGDRYVLEALRAADLSLGGEQSGHLVFLEHATTGDGLLTGLALLSRMAATGASLAELTSVVQRLPQVLVNVPVHDRLAVAESEEVAAAVNAVEAELGESGRVLLRPSGTEQLVRVMVEAPTQEQADAVARRLAAVVAAG; encoded by the coding sequence GTGGGTCGCCTCTTCGGGACCGACGGCGTCCGGGGTCGGGCCAACTCCGACCTCACGCCGGAGCTGGCCCTCTCGGTGGCACGTGCCGCCGCAGGCGTGCTCGCCGACCGCGACGGGACCTCGCGTCCCGTCGCGGTCGTCGGCCGCGACCCCCGAGCCAGCGGGGAGATGCTCGAGGCCGCGGTCGTCGCGGGTCTCACGAGCGCCGGAGCCGAGGTGCTCCTCGCCGGGGTGGTCCCCACGCCGGCGCTGGCCTGGCTGACCGGCCGGAACGACGCCGACCTCGGCGTCATGATCTCGGCCAGCCACAACCCGATGCCCGACAACGGCATCAAGCTCTTCAGCCGGGGCGGCCACAAGCTGCCCGACGCCGTCGAGGCCGCGGTCGAGCAGACCGTCGCCTCCGGCTCCTCGGACGGGCACCGCCCCACCGGGAACCTCATCGGCCGTGTCAGCGCGCTCGCCGACGGCACCGACGCCTACGTCGAGCACCTGCTGTCGACCGTGGACCGGCCCCTGACCGGTCTCTCCGTCGTCGTCGACGCCGCCCACGGTGCCGCCGCCACCGCCGCGCCGGAGGTCTACCGCCGCGCCGGGGCCACCGTCCACTCGATCGGCTGCGACCCCGACGGCTGGAACATCAACGACGGCGTCGGCTCCACCCACCTGGGGCCGCTGGTCGAGGCCGTCCGCGAGCGCGGCGCCGACATCGGCATCGCCCACGACGGCGATGCCGACCGCTGCCTGGCCGTGACCGCCGCCGGGGAGGTCGTCGACGGCGACGCCATCCTGGCGGTGTGCGCGCTGGCCCTGCACGAGCGCGGGGCCCTCAAGTCCGACACCGTCGTCGCCACGGTGATGAGCAACCTCGGCTTCCACCACACCATGCGCGACGCCGGCATCTCGGTCAGCACCACCGCCGTCGGCGACCGCTACGTGCTGGAGGCCCTGCGCGCCGCCGACCTCAGCCTCGGCGGGGAGCAGAGCGGGCACCTGGTGTTCCTGGAGCACGCCACCACCGGGGACGGGTTGCTCACCGGCCTGGCCCTGCTGTCCCGCATGGCCGCGACCGGCGCCTCGCTGGCGGAGCTCACCTCCGTGGTGCAGCGGTTGCCGCAGGTGCTGGTCAACGTCCCGGTCCACGACCGGCTCGCGGTCGCCGAGAGCGAGGAGGTCGCCGCCGCCGTCAACGCGGTGGAGGCGGAGCTGGGCGAGTCCGGCCGGGTGCTGCTGCGGCCGTCGGGCACCGAGCAGCTGGTCCGGGTCATGGTCGAGGCGCCCACCCAGGAGCAGGCCGACGCCGTGGCCCGGCGCCTCGCGGCCGTCGTCGCCGCGGGCTGA
- the rpsI gene encoding 30S ribosomal protein S9, with the protein MTSALTVTDAEGRPVQTVGRRKEAVVRVRLLPGTGQFKLNGRTLEEYFPNKVHQQLIREPFVTLEKGEQYDVVGLLKGGGVTGQAGALRLAIARALIEIEAEDRPALKKAGFLTRDPRVKERKKYGLKKARKAPQYSKR; encoded by the coding sequence GTGACGAGTGCACTGACCGTGACCGACGCCGAGGGGCGTCCGGTCCAGACCGTCGGCCGGCGCAAGGAGGCAGTCGTCCGCGTGCGGCTGCTGCCCGGCACCGGCCAGTTCAAGCTCAACGGCCGCACCCTCGAGGAGTACTTCCCGAACAAGGTGCACCAGCAGCTCATCCGCGAGCCGTTCGTGACCCTCGAGAAGGGCGAGCAGTACGACGTCGTCGGCCTGCTCAAGGGTGGCGGCGTCACCGGCCAGGCCGGCGCGCTGCGCCTGGCGATCGCCCGCGCTCTCATCGAGATCGAGGCCGAGGACCGCCCGGCCCTCAAGAAGGCCGGCTTCCTGACCCGTGACCCCCGGGTCAAGGAGCGCAAGAAGTACGGGCTCAAGAAGGCCCGCAAGGCGCCTCAGTACTCCAAGCGCTGA
- the rplM gene encoding 50S ribosomal protein L13, protein MRTYTPKPGEVARAWHVIDATDVVLGRLASQTAQILRGKHKPQYAPHVDVGDFVVIVNAGKVALTGSKREDKVAYRHSGHPGGLKTTNVGDQLRTHPDRVIERAIKGMLPHNSLGRQMLKKLKVYAGPEHPHAAQQPQTYEIKQVAQ, encoded by the coding sequence GTGCGCACGTACACCCCCAAGCCCGGCGAGGTCGCCCGGGCCTGGCATGTCATCGACGCCACCGACGTGGTGCTCGGTCGACTGGCCAGCCAGACCGCGCAGATCCTGCGCGGCAAGCACAAGCCCCAGTACGCCCCGCACGTGGACGTCGGCGACTTCGTCGTCATCGTCAACGCCGGCAAGGTCGCCCTCACCGGGTCCAAGCGGGAGGACAAGGTCGCCTACCGGCACTCCGGTCACCCGGGCGGTCTCAAGACCACCAACGTCGGCGACCAGCTGCGCACGCACCCCGACCGCGTCATCGAGCGCGCGATCAAGGGCATGCTGCCGCACAACAGCCTCGGCCGGCAGATGCTCAAGAAGCTGAAGGTCTACGCCGGCCCGGAGCACCCGCACGCCGCGCAGCAGCCCCAGACCTACGAGATCAAGCAGGTGGCCCAGTGA
- a CDS encoding carbonic anhydrase — protein MAEIDRMLEANAAWAEQAPGDGGPARPARGVAVVACMDARMDVYRLLGLAPGEAHVIRNAGGVVTDDVLRSLAISQHVLGTREVLLVHHTRCGLAGADEAAFAEQVEQATGQRPPWPMRAFADVDDDVRESIRLVRESAYLLAAEVRGTVYDVDTGRLREVV, from the coding sequence GTGGCTGAGATCGATCGGATGCTCGAGGCGAACGCGGCGTGGGCGGAGCAGGCGCCCGGCGACGGCGGACCGGCCCGCCCGGCCCGGGGCGTGGCCGTCGTGGCGTGCATGGACGCGCGGATGGACGTCTACCGGCTCCTGGGCCTCGCGCCCGGGGAGGCGCACGTCATCCGCAACGCCGGCGGGGTGGTGACCGACGACGTGCTCCGCTCGCTGGCCATCTCCCAGCACGTGCTCGGCACGCGCGAGGTGCTCCTGGTGCACCACACCCGCTGCGGCCTGGCCGGAGCCGACGAGGCCGCCTTCGCCGAGCAGGTGGAGCAGGCGACCGGGCAGCGGCCCCCGTGGCCGATGCGCGCCTTCGCCGACGTCGACGACGACGTCCGCGAGTCGATCCGCCTGGTGCGCGAGAGCGCGTACCTGCTCGCCGCCGAGGTGCGGGGCACGGTCTACGACGTCGACACCGGGCGGCTGCGCGAGGTCGTCTGA
- a CDS encoding PfkB family carbohydrate kinase — translation MADVVVLGQIGRDLVLRMSGLPAAGGSVAASGRRELLGGKGANQAVALRQLGVPVALVGVVGDDDAGRDVLAQAAADGIDVSSVVPRAGAETALLVDLVEDGGRRRLVEHVPPDVHLTADDVAGAGGQLAACQVLSLQLQQPGAAVRAALQRVPGTAVVVADGAPEDAETRAAVLARADVVRANAAEAAQLVGRELPDVAAAGEAAAELLTAGPRLVALAVGEAGDLVAWRAGPALGVAATELEADPRWADGEVVVPLLGEAPVDPTGAGDVWVAALTATLLGGAAPEDAAWVAAAAAAGTVAHAGGRPELDAATLGEVVRRHRSG, via the coding sequence ATGGCCGACGTCGTCGTGCTGGGTCAGATCGGCCGCGACCTGGTGCTCCGGATGAGCGGGCTGCCCGCGGCCGGGGGCTCGGTGGCGGCCTCGGGGCGGCGGGAGCTGCTCGGCGGCAAGGGCGCGAACCAGGCGGTGGCCCTGCGCCAGCTCGGCGTCCCGGTCGCGCTGGTGGGCGTCGTGGGCGACGACGACGCCGGTCGTGACGTGCTGGCGCAGGCCGCCGCCGACGGGATCGACGTCTCCTCGGTCGTTCCCCGCGCGGGCGCCGAGACCGCCCTCCTGGTGGACCTGGTCGAGGACGGTGGACGCCGGCGGCTGGTCGAGCACGTGCCGCCCGACGTGCACCTGACCGCCGATGACGTCGCCGGCGCGGGCGGGCAGCTGGCCGCCTGCCAGGTGCTGAGCCTGCAGCTGCAGCAGCCGGGCGCAGCGGTGCGGGCGGCGCTGCAGCGGGTGCCGGGGACCGCCGTCGTGGTGGCCGACGGCGCCCCGGAGGACGCGGAGACGCGGGCCGCGGTGCTGGCGCGCGCGGACGTCGTCCGGGCGAACGCGGCCGAGGCGGCGCAGCTGGTCGGCCGGGAGCTGCCGGACGTGGCCGCCGCGGGCGAGGCGGCCGCGGAGCTGCTGACCGCCGGTCCGCGGCTGGTCGCGCTGGCCGTGGGGGAGGCCGGGGACCTGGTGGCCTGGCGGGCGGGCCCGGCGCTGGGCGTCGCGGCGACGGAGCTGGAGGCCGACCCGCGGTGGGCCGACGGCGAGGTCGTCGTCCCGCTGCTCGGGGAGGCGCCGGTGGACCCCACCGGCGCCGGCGACGTCTGGGTCGCCGCCCTCACCGCCACGCTGCTCGGGGGCGCGGCACCCGAGGACGCCGCCTGGGTGGCCGCGGCCGCCGCCGCCGGGACGGTCGCGCACGCCGGTGGGCGGCCGGAGCTGGATGCGGCCACGCTCGGCGAGGTGGTCCGGCGGCACCGCTCCGGGTGA